A DNA window from Oryctolagus cuniculus chromosome 21, mOryCun1.1, whole genome shotgun sequence contains the following coding sequences:
- the SMPD4 gene encoding sphingomyelin phosphodiesterase 4 isoform X3: protein MTTFQRRVAEWRLQLPRRASLGLPQWFSGVTISDPPREAAMAFPHLQQPSFLLASLKADSINKPFAQRCQDLVKVIEDFPAKELHTIFPWLVESIFGSLDGILVGWNLRCLQGRVNPVEYSIAMEFLDPGGPMMKLVYKLQAEDYKFDFPVSYLPGPVKASIQERVLPDSPLYHNKVQFPATGGLGLNLALNPFEYYIFFFALSLITQKPLPVSLHIRTSDCAYFILVDRYLSWFLPTEGSVPPPLSSSPGGASPSPAPRTPAMPFASYGLHHTSLLKRHISHQTSVNADPASHEIWRSETLLQVFVEMWLHHYSLEMYQKLQSPHAKESFAPTEEHVLVVRLLLKHLHAFAGSLRPEQASPAGHSHAPSPLEEFKRAAVPRFVQQKLYLFLQHCFGHWPLDASFRAVLEMWLSYLQPWRYAPEKQAQSSDSQPRTVSEKWAPFVQENLLMYTKLFVGFLNRALRTDLVSPKNALMVFRVAKVFAQPNLADMIQKGEQLFLEPELVIPQRQHRLFTAPTFTGSFLSPWPPAVTDASFKVKSHVYGLEGQDCEYTPMFGPEVRALVLRLAQLITQAKQTAKSISDQCTESPAGRSFLSWLGFWPADANGCYPANDLDELGQDSVRKTDEYLEKALEYLRQIFRLSEAQLAQLTLALGAAQDENGKKQLPDCIVGENGLILTPLGRYQIINGLRRFEIEYQGDSELQPIRSYEIAGLVRALFRLSSAINHRFAGRMAALCSRDDFLGGFCRYHLTEPALADRRLLSPARPRPAASQVRGPRLSLRFLGSWRTLLTLLLAFFVASLFSIGPVPCTLILILGYLFYAVAMTLLTERGKLHQL, encoded by the exons gCTAGCTTGAAAGCTGACTCTATAAACAAGCCCTTTGCACAGCGATGCCAAGACCTGGTTAAAGTCATTGAGGATTTTCCAGCCAAG GAGCTGCACACCATCTTCCCGTGGCTGGTAGAGAGCATCTTTGGCAGCCTGGATGGCATCCTCGTTGGCTGGAACCtgcgctgcctgcagggccgtgTGAACCCTGTGGAGTACAGCATTGCCATGGAATTCCTCGACCCCGG TGGTCCAATGATGAAATTGGTTTATAAACTTCAAGCTGAAGACTACAAGTTTGACTTTCCCGTCTCCTACCTGCCT GGCCCTGTGAAGGCATCCATCCAGGAGCGTGTCCTCCCCGACagccctctgtaccacaacaaGGTCCAGTTTCCAGCCACCGGCGGCCTTGGTCTGAACCTGGCCCTCA ATCCGTTCGAGTACTACATATTCTTCTTTGCCTTGAGCCTCATCACTCAAAAG CCACTCCCCGTGTCCCTGCACATCCGTACTTCAGACTGTGCCTATTTCATCCTGGTGGACAGATACCTGTCCTGGTTCCTGCCCACCGAAGGCAGTGTGCCTCCCCCGCTGTCCTCCAGTCCAGGGGGCGCCAGCCCCTCGCCAGCTCCCAG gACGCCAGCCATGCCTTTCGCCTCCTACGGCCTCCACCACACCAGCCTCCTGAAACGACACATTTCTCACCAGACGTCTGTGAACGCAGACCCTGCCTCCCACGAAATCTGGAGGTCAGAAACTCTGCTGCAG GTCTTTGTGGAGATGTGGCTTCATCACTACTCCTTGGAGATGTACCAGAAGCTGCAGTCCCCGCACGCCAAG GAGTCGTTCGCGCCCACCGAGGAGCACGTGCTGGTGGTGCGTCTGCTGCTGAAGCATCTGCACGCCTTCGCCGGCAGCCTGAGGCCCGAGCAGGCATCGCCCGCGGGCCACTCACATGCCCCCAGCCCCCTGGAAGAGTTCAAGAG GGCTGCCGTCCCGAGGTTCGTCCAGCAGAAGCTCTACCTCTTCCTGCAGCACTGCTTTGGCCACTGGCCCCTCGACGCGTCCTTCAGAGCC GTCCTGGAAATGTGGCTGAGCTACCTGCAGCCGTGGAGgtatgcacctgagaagcaggcCCAAAGCAGTGACTCTCAGCCCCGCACTGTTTCAGAGAAATG GGCGCCCTTTGTCCAGGAGAACCTGCTGATGTACACCAAGCTGTTCGTGGGCTTCCTGAACCGTGCCCTGCGCACAGACCTGGTCAGCCCCAAGAATGCGCTCATGGTGTTCAGAGTGGCCAAAGTGTTCGCCCAGCCCAACCTGGCTGACATGATCCAGAAAG gCGAGCAGCTGTTCCTGGAGCCGGAGCTCGTCATCCCCCAGCGCCAGCACCGACTCTTCACAGCCCCCACCTTCACGGGCAGCTTCCTGTCGCCATGGCCACCCGCGGTCACGGACGCCTCCTTCAAGGTGAAGAGCCACGTCTACGGCCTGGAGGGCCAGGACTGCGAGTACACCCCGATGTTCGGGCCCGAGGTCCGCGCTCTG GTCTTGCGCCTCGCTCAGCTCATCACTCAGGCCAAGCAGACCGCCAAGTCCATCTCCGACCAGTGCACGGAGAGCCCGGCCGGCCGCTCCTTCCTCTCATGGCTGGGCTTCTGGCCCGCAGACGCCAATGGCTGCTACCCAGCCAATGACCTGGACGAGCTGGGGCAGGACAGCGTGCGCAAGACGGATGAGTACCTGGAGAAGGCCCTGGAGTACCTGCGCCAGATATTCCGA CTCAGCGAAGCCCAGCTCGCCCAGCTCACGCTGGCCCTGGGGGCCGCCCAGGACGAGAACGGGAAGAAGCAGCTCCCGGACTGCATTGTGGGGGAGAACGGGCTCATCCTCACACCCCTAGGCCGCTACCAG ATCATCAACGGGCTGCGGAGGTTTGAAATCGAGTACCAGGGGGACTCGGAGCTGCAGCCCATCCGGAGCTACGAGATCGCAGGCCTGGTCCGCGCCCTCTTCCGGCTGTCGTCCGCCATCAACCACAGA TTTGCAGGCCGGATGGCAGCACTGTGCTCCCGGGACGACTTCCTCGGCGGCTTCTGTCGCTACCACCTCACGGAGCCCGCGCTGGCCGACAGGCGCCTGCTGAGCCCCGCGCGGCCCCGGCCAGCCGCCAGCCAGGTCCGGGGCCCGAGGCTGAGCCTGCGCTTCCTGGGCAGCTGGCGGACGCTGCTCACACTCCTGCTGGCCTTCTTTGTGGCCTCGCTGTTCTCTATCGGGCCCGTGCCCTGCACCCTCATCCTCATCCTGGGCTACCTCTTCTACGCCGTGGCCATGACGCTGCTGACCGAGAGGGGGAAGCTGCACCAGCTCTGA
- the SMPD4 gene encoding sphingomyelin phosphodiesterase 4 isoform X2, which translates to MPPFWGVFFCHLPPRLALPGPWFSGVTISDPPREAAMAFPHLQQPSFLLASLKADSINKPFAQRCQDLVKVIEDFPAKELHTIFPWLVESIFGSLDGILVGWNLRCLQGRVNPVEYSIAMEFLDPGGPMMKLVYKLQAEDYKFDFPVSYLPGPVKASIQERVLPDSPLYHNKVQFPATGGLGLNLALNPFEYYIFFFALSLITQKPLPVSLHIRTSDCAYFILVDRYLSWFLPTEGSVPPPLSSSPGGASPSPAPRTPAMPFASYGLHHTSLLKRHISHQTSVNADPASHEIWRSETLLQVFVEMWLHHYSLEMYQKLQSPHAKLEVLHYRLSVSSALHSPAQPSLQALHAYQESFAPTEEHVLVVRLLLKHLHAFAGSLRPEQASPAGHSHAPSPLEEFKRAAVPRFVQQKLYLFLQHCFGHWPLDASFRAVLEMWLSYLQPWRYAPEKQAQSSDSQPRTVSEKWAPFVQENLLMYTKLFVGFLNRALRTDLVSPKNALMVFRVAKVFAQPNLADMIQKGEQLFLEPELVIPQRQHRLFTAPTFTGSFLSPWPPAVTDASFKVKSHVYGLEGQDCEYTPMFGPEVRALVLRLAQLITQAKQTAKSISDQCTESPAGRSFLSWLGFWPADANGCYPANDLDELGQDSVRKTDEYLEKALEYLRQIFRLSEAQLAQLTLALGAAQDENGKKQLPDCIVGENGLILTPLGRYQIINGLRRFEIEYQGDSELQPIRSYEIAGLVRALFRLSSAINHRFAGRMAALCSRDDFLGGFCRYHLTEPALADRRLLSPARPRPAASQVRGPRLSLRFLGSWRTLLTLLLAFFVASLFSIGPVPCTLILILGYLFYAVAMTLLTERGKLHQL; encoded by the exons gCTAGCTTGAAAGCTGACTCTATAAACAAGCCCTTTGCACAGCGATGCCAAGACCTGGTTAAAGTCATTGAGGATTTTCCAGCCAAG GAGCTGCACACCATCTTCCCGTGGCTGGTAGAGAGCATCTTTGGCAGCCTGGATGGCATCCTCGTTGGCTGGAACCtgcgctgcctgcagggccgtgTGAACCCTGTGGAGTACAGCATTGCCATGGAATTCCTCGACCCCGG TGGTCCAATGATGAAATTGGTTTATAAACTTCAAGCTGAAGACTACAAGTTTGACTTTCCCGTCTCCTACCTGCCT GGCCCTGTGAAGGCATCCATCCAGGAGCGTGTCCTCCCCGACagccctctgtaccacaacaaGGTCCAGTTTCCAGCCACCGGCGGCCTTGGTCTGAACCTGGCCCTCA ATCCGTTCGAGTACTACATATTCTTCTTTGCCTTGAGCCTCATCACTCAAAAG CCACTCCCCGTGTCCCTGCACATCCGTACTTCAGACTGTGCCTATTTCATCCTGGTGGACAGATACCTGTCCTGGTTCCTGCCCACCGAAGGCAGTGTGCCTCCCCCGCTGTCCTCCAGTCCAGGGGGCGCCAGCCCCTCGCCAGCTCCCAG gACGCCAGCCATGCCTTTCGCCTCCTACGGCCTCCACCACACCAGCCTCCTGAAACGACACATTTCTCACCAGACGTCTGTGAACGCAGACCCTGCCTCCCACGAAATCTGGAGGTCAGAAACTCTGCTGCAG GTCTTTGTGGAGATGTGGCTTCATCACTACTCCTTGGAGATGTACCAGAAGCTGCAGTCCCCGCACGCCAAG CTGGAGGTTCTGCACTACCGACTCAGTGTCTCCAGCGCCCTccacagccccgcccagcccagcctccaggcCCTCCACGCCTACCAA GAGTCGTTCGCGCCCACCGAGGAGCACGTGCTGGTGGTGCGTCTGCTGCTGAAGCATCTGCACGCCTTCGCCGGCAGCCTGAGGCCCGAGCAGGCATCGCCCGCGGGCCACTCACATGCCCCCAGCCCCCTGGAAGAGTTCAAGAG GGCTGCCGTCCCGAGGTTCGTCCAGCAGAAGCTCTACCTCTTCCTGCAGCACTGCTTTGGCCACTGGCCCCTCGACGCGTCCTTCAGAGCC GTCCTGGAAATGTGGCTGAGCTACCTGCAGCCGTGGAGgtatgcacctgagaagcaggcCCAAAGCAGTGACTCTCAGCCCCGCACTGTTTCAGAGAAATG GGCGCCCTTTGTCCAGGAGAACCTGCTGATGTACACCAAGCTGTTCGTGGGCTTCCTGAACCGTGCCCTGCGCACAGACCTGGTCAGCCCCAAGAATGCGCTCATGGTGTTCAGAGTGGCCAAAGTGTTCGCCCAGCCCAACCTGGCTGACATGATCCAGAAAG gCGAGCAGCTGTTCCTGGAGCCGGAGCTCGTCATCCCCCAGCGCCAGCACCGACTCTTCACAGCCCCCACCTTCACGGGCAGCTTCCTGTCGCCATGGCCACCCGCGGTCACGGACGCCTCCTTCAAGGTGAAGAGCCACGTCTACGGCCTGGAGGGCCAGGACTGCGAGTACACCCCGATGTTCGGGCCCGAGGTCCGCGCTCTG GTCTTGCGCCTCGCTCAGCTCATCACTCAGGCCAAGCAGACCGCCAAGTCCATCTCCGACCAGTGCACGGAGAGCCCGGCCGGCCGCTCCTTCCTCTCATGGCTGGGCTTCTGGCCCGCAGACGCCAATGGCTGCTACCCAGCCAATGACCTGGACGAGCTGGGGCAGGACAGCGTGCGCAAGACGGATGAGTACCTGGAGAAGGCCCTGGAGTACCTGCGCCAGATATTCCGA CTCAGCGAAGCCCAGCTCGCCCAGCTCACGCTGGCCCTGGGGGCCGCCCAGGACGAGAACGGGAAGAAGCAGCTCCCGGACTGCATTGTGGGGGAGAACGGGCTCATCCTCACACCCCTAGGCCGCTACCAG ATCATCAACGGGCTGCGGAGGTTTGAAATCGAGTACCAGGGGGACTCGGAGCTGCAGCCCATCCGGAGCTACGAGATCGCAGGCCTGGTCCGCGCCCTCTTCCGGCTGTCGTCCGCCATCAACCACAGA TTTGCAGGCCGGATGGCAGCACTGTGCTCCCGGGACGACTTCCTCGGCGGCTTCTGTCGCTACCACCTCACGGAGCCCGCGCTGGCCGACAGGCGCCTGCTGAGCCCCGCGCGGCCCCGGCCAGCCGCCAGCCAGGTCCGGGGCCCGAGGCTGAGCCTGCGCTTCCTGGGCAGCTGGCGGACGCTGCTCACACTCCTGCTGGCCTTCTTTGTGGCCTCGCTGTTCTCTATCGGGCCCGTGCCCTGCACCCTCATCCTCATCCTGGGCTACCTCTTCTACGCCGTGGCCATGACGCTGCTGACCGAGAGGGGGAAGCTGCACCAGCTCTGA
- the CCDC74B gene encoding coiled-coil domain-containing protein 74B, with protein MSGVGIAAGARPPSWASPGSRGTSRPRPRPPAGLPAAGQQGAQAGLSEAQKRVLDLEKSLQFLQQQHSETLVKLHEEIEHLKRENKDLQYKLIMNQKPPKKSSISTLSFQSNKSLSNSTVSVASQGKARLQPGSFKKQDSKADPFQKMDLDEEPVDTPVFHNSKLDRVPGAQGQARDEEVETWTPGAALRGGSQHKGRQAVGAGPLASLPPHLRKPTTVQQCEVVIRQLWNANLLQAQELQHLKSLLEGNQGAKAAAEEVDPSSPKEQEATQFPQLSTSKGVSKKCLILSPVPAAQCSILPALKQTLKSNFAERQKRLQVVQSRRLHRSVL; from the exons ATGAGCGGGGTGGGGATAGCGGCGGGGGCGCGGCCCCCGAGCTGGGCCAGCCCGGGCTCCCGGGGCACgtcgcgcccgcgcccgcgcccaccTGCGGGGCTGCCCGCGGCGGGGCAGCAGGGCGCGCAGGCCGGGCTGAGCGAGGCGCAGAAGCGGGTCCTGGACCTGGAGAAGAGCCTGCAGTTCCTGCAGCAGCAGCACTCGGAGACGCTGGTCAAGCTCCACGAGGAGATCGAGCACCTGAAGCGGGAGAACAAGG ACCTCCAATACAAGCTCATAATGAATCAGAAGCCACCGAAAAAAA GTAGCATCTCCACTTTGAGCTTTCAGTCCAACAAGTCCCTCTCCAATTCGACGGTGTCGG TTGCTTCCCAAGGCAAAGCCAGACTCCAGCCTGGCTCCTTCAAGAAGCAAGACTCGAAAGCTGACCCCTTCCAGAAGATGGACCTGGACGAGGAGCCCGTGGACACTCCTGTGTTTCACAACAGCAAGCTGGACAGAGTCCCTGGGGCGCAGGGGCAGGCCAG AGACGAAGAGGTGGAGACCTGGACCCCGGGGGCCGCCCTGCGCGGGGGCAGCCAGCACAAAGGCAGGCAGGCTGTGGGGGCGGGCCCGCTGGCGAGCCTGCCCCCGCACCTGCGGAAGCCCACCACGGTGCAGCAGTGTGAGGTGGTCATTCGGCAGCTGTGGAACGCCAACCTCCTGCAGGCCCAAGAG CTGCAGCACCTCAAGTCCCTCCTGGAAGGGAACCAGGGGGCCAAGGCTGCGGCGGAGGAGGTCGATCCTAGCTCCCCGAA ggagcaggaggcCACGCAGTTCCCCCAGCTGTCAACCTCCAAGGGCGTCTCTAAGAAGTG CCTGATCCTCAGTCCCGTGCCCGCGGCGCAGTGCTCCATCCTGCCCGCGCTGAAGCAGACCCTGAAGAGCAACTTCGCCGAGCGGCAGAAGAGGCTGCAGGTGGTGCAGAGCCGGCGCCTGCACCGCTCGGTGCTCTGA
- the SMPD4 gene encoding sphingomyelin phosphodiesterase 4 isoform X1 yields MTTFQRRVAEWRLQLPRRASLGLPQWFSGVTISDPPREAAMAFPHLQQPSFLLASLKADSINKPFAQRCQDLVKVIEDFPAKELHTIFPWLVESIFGSLDGILVGWNLRCLQGRVNPVEYSIAMEFLDPGGPMMKLVYKLQAEDYKFDFPVSYLPGPVKASIQERVLPDSPLYHNKVQFPATGGLGLNLALNPFEYYIFFFALSLITQKPLPVSLHIRTSDCAYFILVDRYLSWFLPTEGSVPPPLSSSPGGASPSPAPRTPAMPFASYGLHHTSLLKRHISHQTSVNADPASHEIWRSETLLQVFVEMWLHHYSLEMYQKLQSPHAKLEVLHYRLSVSSALHSPAQPSLQALHAYQESFAPTEEHVLVVRLLLKHLHAFAGSLRPEQASPAGHSHAPSPLEEFKRAAVPRFVQQKLYLFLQHCFGHWPLDASFRAVLEMWLSYLQPWRYAPEKQAQSSDSQPRTVSEKWAPFVQENLLMYTKLFVGFLNRALRTDLVSPKNALMVFRVAKVFAQPNLADMIQKGEQLFLEPELVIPQRQHRLFTAPTFTGSFLSPWPPAVTDASFKVKSHVYGLEGQDCEYTPMFGPEVRALVLRLAQLITQAKQTAKSISDQCTESPAGRSFLSWLGFWPADANGCYPANDLDELGQDSVRKTDEYLEKALEYLRQIFRLSEAQLAQLTLALGAAQDENGKKQLPDCIVGENGLILTPLGRYQIINGLRRFEIEYQGDSELQPIRSYEIAGLVRALFRLSSAINHRFAGRMAALCSRDDFLGGFCRYHLTEPALADRRLLSPARPRPAASQVRGPRLSLRFLGSWRTLLTLLLAFFVASLFSIGPVPCTLILILGYLFYAVAMTLLTERGKLHQL; encoded by the exons gCTAGCTTGAAAGCTGACTCTATAAACAAGCCCTTTGCACAGCGATGCCAAGACCTGGTTAAAGTCATTGAGGATTTTCCAGCCAAG GAGCTGCACACCATCTTCCCGTGGCTGGTAGAGAGCATCTTTGGCAGCCTGGATGGCATCCTCGTTGGCTGGAACCtgcgctgcctgcagggccgtgTGAACCCTGTGGAGTACAGCATTGCCATGGAATTCCTCGACCCCGG TGGTCCAATGATGAAATTGGTTTATAAACTTCAAGCTGAAGACTACAAGTTTGACTTTCCCGTCTCCTACCTGCCT GGCCCTGTGAAGGCATCCATCCAGGAGCGTGTCCTCCCCGACagccctctgtaccacaacaaGGTCCAGTTTCCAGCCACCGGCGGCCTTGGTCTGAACCTGGCCCTCA ATCCGTTCGAGTACTACATATTCTTCTTTGCCTTGAGCCTCATCACTCAAAAG CCACTCCCCGTGTCCCTGCACATCCGTACTTCAGACTGTGCCTATTTCATCCTGGTGGACAGATACCTGTCCTGGTTCCTGCCCACCGAAGGCAGTGTGCCTCCCCCGCTGTCCTCCAGTCCAGGGGGCGCCAGCCCCTCGCCAGCTCCCAG gACGCCAGCCATGCCTTTCGCCTCCTACGGCCTCCACCACACCAGCCTCCTGAAACGACACATTTCTCACCAGACGTCTGTGAACGCAGACCCTGCCTCCCACGAAATCTGGAGGTCAGAAACTCTGCTGCAG GTCTTTGTGGAGATGTGGCTTCATCACTACTCCTTGGAGATGTACCAGAAGCTGCAGTCCCCGCACGCCAAG CTGGAGGTTCTGCACTACCGACTCAGTGTCTCCAGCGCCCTccacagccccgcccagcccagcctccaggcCCTCCACGCCTACCAA GAGTCGTTCGCGCCCACCGAGGAGCACGTGCTGGTGGTGCGTCTGCTGCTGAAGCATCTGCACGCCTTCGCCGGCAGCCTGAGGCCCGAGCAGGCATCGCCCGCGGGCCACTCACATGCCCCCAGCCCCCTGGAAGAGTTCAAGAG GGCTGCCGTCCCGAGGTTCGTCCAGCAGAAGCTCTACCTCTTCCTGCAGCACTGCTTTGGCCACTGGCCCCTCGACGCGTCCTTCAGAGCC GTCCTGGAAATGTGGCTGAGCTACCTGCAGCCGTGGAGgtatgcacctgagaagcaggcCCAAAGCAGTGACTCTCAGCCCCGCACTGTTTCAGAGAAATG GGCGCCCTTTGTCCAGGAGAACCTGCTGATGTACACCAAGCTGTTCGTGGGCTTCCTGAACCGTGCCCTGCGCACAGACCTGGTCAGCCCCAAGAATGCGCTCATGGTGTTCAGAGTGGCCAAAGTGTTCGCCCAGCCCAACCTGGCTGACATGATCCAGAAAG gCGAGCAGCTGTTCCTGGAGCCGGAGCTCGTCATCCCCCAGCGCCAGCACCGACTCTTCACAGCCCCCACCTTCACGGGCAGCTTCCTGTCGCCATGGCCACCCGCGGTCACGGACGCCTCCTTCAAGGTGAAGAGCCACGTCTACGGCCTGGAGGGCCAGGACTGCGAGTACACCCCGATGTTCGGGCCCGAGGTCCGCGCTCTG GTCTTGCGCCTCGCTCAGCTCATCACTCAGGCCAAGCAGACCGCCAAGTCCATCTCCGACCAGTGCACGGAGAGCCCGGCCGGCCGCTCCTTCCTCTCATGGCTGGGCTTCTGGCCCGCAGACGCCAATGGCTGCTACCCAGCCAATGACCTGGACGAGCTGGGGCAGGACAGCGTGCGCAAGACGGATGAGTACCTGGAGAAGGCCCTGGAGTACCTGCGCCAGATATTCCGA CTCAGCGAAGCCCAGCTCGCCCAGCTCACGCTGGCCCTGGGGGCCGCCCAGGACGAGAACGGGAAGAAGCAGCTCCCGGACTGCATTGTGGGGGAGAACGGGCTCATCCTCACACCCCTAGGCCGCTACCAG ATCATCAACGGGCTGCGGAGGTTTGAAATCGAGTACCAGGGGGACTCGGAGCTGCAGCCCATCCGGAGCTACGAGATCGCAGGCCTGGTCCGCGCCCTCTTCCGGCTGTCGTCCGCCATCAACCACAGA TTTGCAGGCCGGATGGCAGCACTGTGCTCCCGGGACGACTTCCTCGGCGGCTTCTGTCGCTACCACCTCACGGAGCCCGCGCTGGCCGACAGGCGCCTGCTGAGCCCCGCGCGGCCCCGGCCAGCCGCCAGCCAGGTCCGGGGCCCGAGGCTGAGCCTGCGCTTCCTGGGCAGCTGGCGGACGCTGCTCACACTCCTGCTGGCCTTCTTTGTGGCCTCGCTGTTCTCTATCGGGCCCGTGCCCTGCACCCTCATCCTCATCCTGGGCTACCTCTTCTACGCCGTGGCCATGACGCTGCTGACCGAGAGGGGGAAGCTGCACCAGCTCTGA